In the genome of Vicia villosa cultivar HV-30 ecotype Madison, WI linkage group LG7, Vvil1.0, whole genome shotgun sequence, one region contains:
- the LOC131618677 gene encoding uncharacterized protein LOC131618677, with product MAHVTRKFIKINFVGVPPELKELVLKVPENSRFAERHGCLLRLVSSDFEEDMMRVLFQFFDPMHHCFTFPDYQLVPTLEEFSELLYLPIRDQMPFTGLEDFPKPEVMASALHIEKSEVVSNWETKSGVKGFLAKFLLKKARSFLKATSYQAFEDVLALLIYGLVLFPNPDQFIDVHAIKIFLARNPVPTLLRDILHSLHTRTSKKRGTLMCCIPLLSRWFISHLPRSVLRNEQRMQWSQRMMSLSHSDIHRCTQSDKDLTIINRCGEFPNVPLLGIRGGITYNPSLALRQFGYARRDGPHDMIIKGYVFDYEDDPLNYRQRFIRAWDKVYKYDNKELGQRNSIPLEPYLRWLCTRAQRFIMPYPAVRSVIIEPEFEGDLPRVILHPDMPTDLE from the coding sequence GGGCGTACCTCCCGAGCTTAAAGAATTAGTCTTAAAGGTCCCCGAAAATTCTCGATTCGCTGAAAGACATGGTTGCTTACTCAGATTGGTCTCCTCagattttgaagaagatatgatgagggTCTTATTCcagttcttcgatcctatgcatcattgcttcacttttccCGATTATCAGTTGGTGCCTACCTTGGAGGAATTCTCTGAGTTACTTTACTTACCCATTCGAGATCAGATGCCCTTCACAGGTTTGGAGGACTTTCCGAAACCTGAAGTCATGGCAAGCGCGCTACATATAGAAAAATCAGAAGTTGtgtctaattgggaaacaaagagtggagtcaaagGCTTTCTCGCCAAGTTCCTATTGAAGAAGGCTCGATCATTCCTAAAAGCCACGAGTTATCAAGCTTTTGAAGACGTGTTAGCTTtattgatctatgggttggtattattccctaatcctgaCCAGTTCATAGATGTGCATGCTATCAAGATATTTCTAGCTCGGAACCCGGTACCTACCTTACTCAGAGATATCTTACATTCGCTTCACACTCGTACCAgcaagaagcgaggaactctcatgtgctgcaTACCTTTACTttctaggtggtttatttcgcaccttccccGATCGGTATTGAggaatgaacaaaggatgcaatggtcacAAAGGATGATGTCACTCTCTCATTCGGATATTCATCGGTGCACTCAATCTGACAAGGATTTAACTATCATTAaccgttgtggagaattccctaatgtgccactccttggcattaggggaggtATTACTTACAATCCATCTTTAGCTTTACGTCAGTTTGGGtatgctcgaagagatggtcctcatgaTATGATTATCAAGGGTTATGTGTTTGATTACGAAGACGATCCTCTGAATTATCGACAAAGGTTCATACGAGCGTGGGATAAAGTGTACAAGTATGACAACAAGGAGTTGGGACAGAGAAATTCTATTCCCCTCGAGCCTTACCTTAGATGGCTGTGCACCCGTGCCCAGAGGTTTATTATGCCATATCCTGCCGTCAGATCTGTGATTATTGAGCCCGAATTCGAAGGGGATCTTCCTCGGGTTATTCTTCATCCAGACATGCCTACTGACTTAGAATAA